From one Phycodurus eques isolate BA_2022a chromosome 19, UOR_Pequ_1.1, whole genome shotgun sequence genomic stretch:
- the LOC133417871 gene encoding zinc finger protein 503-like — MITSPAVSVLRHSTDPAWESRPSSGERGAPRPAGRPYAHRSIAATDAVFSPADPHRQAGRLPIKLLKMLTARAGHIMHPEYLQPLPSTPISPIELDAKKSPLALLAQTCSQIGKPDPPASSKLSSVASGGDKDSKAGPLKISDIGADDKSSFKPYAKSSSSSSDSKKESSPSGDKNGFRVPSATCPPFTPRTGSPGAGLSLSLRLSPSPSSCASASASPLPCEGKAADKDDKKECGERSKNTSSPESNGGHRTSGISPDGSQESTPGSKGRTSDSPSVTSSVLGSGLVAPVSPYKPGHAVFPLPPAGISYPGSLAGAYAAYPQPFLPPGMSLEHAKSSGQLLSAQFAACSKAGTSPLAAASPPSLMSASLCRDPYCLSYHCSGHLTAASGANCAHDVKSGYPLVYSAHPLHGVPSSAPTFGGHPLYPYGFVLPNDPLPHVCNWVSANGACDKRFPSSEELLGHLRTHTAFAAGSEKLLAGYPGSSSSLAAAMACHMHVPSGGGPASPGALALRGPHHPLGLGSRYHPYSKSPLPAPGAPVPVPAAAGPYYSPYALYGQRLTTASALGYQ; from the exons ATGATCACATCGCCCGCGGTGTCTGTCCTGAGACATAGCACCGATCCAGCGTGGGAAAGCCGCCCCTCGTCCGGGGAGAGAGGCGCACCGAGACCCGCCGGCCGTCCGTACGCGCACCGCAGCATCGCCGCCACCGACGCAGTCTTCTCCCCCGCAGACCCGCACCGCCAAGCCGGCCGTCTGCCCATCAAGCTGCTGAAAATGCTCACGGCCCGGGCGGGGCACATCATGCACCCGGAGTACCTCCAGCCGCTGCCGTCCACGCCGATCAGCCCCATCGAG CTGGACGCCAAGAAAAGCCCGCTGGCGCTTTTAGCTCAGACGTGCTCCCAGATCGGCAAGCCGGACCCCCCGGCCTCGTCCAAACTCTCCTCGGTGGCCTCCGGCGGGGACAAAGACAGCAAGGCCGGGCCCCTGAAGATCAGCGACATCGGCGCGGACGACAAGTCGAGCTTCAAGCCGTACGCcaagtcgtcgtcgtcgtcgtcggacAGCAAGAAGGAGTCTAGCCCGAGCGGAGATAAAAACGGTTTCCGGGTGCCGAGCGCCACCTGCCCGCCGTTCACGCCCAGGACAGGCAGCCCCGGCGCCGGCCTCAGCCTCAGCCTCCGCCTCAGCCCCAGCCCCAGCTCCTGcgcctccgcctccgcctcGCCGCTGCCGTGCGAGGGCAAAGCGGCGGACAAGGACGACAAAAAGGAGTGCGGCGAGCGCAGCAAAAATACGTCTTCGCCCGAGAGCAACGGCGGCCACAGGACGAGTGGAATAAGCCCCGACGGCAGCCAGGAGAGCACGCCCGGCTCCAAGGGCCGCACGTCGGACTCGCCGTCCGTCACCTCCTCGGTGCTCGGCTCCGGGCTGGTGGCTCCGGTTTCCCCCTACAAGCCCGGCCACGCGGTTTTCCCCCTGCCGCCCGCCGGCATTTCCTACCCCGGGAGTCTAGCGGGCGCCTACGCGGCTTACCCGCAGCCGTTCCTGCCTCCCGGCATGAGCCTGGAGCACGCCAAGTCCAGCGGCCAGCTGCTGAGCGCGCAGTTCGCGGCGTGCAGCAAGGCCGGGACGAGCCCCCTGGCCGCGGCGTCCCCTCCCTCCCTCATGTCGGCCAGCCTGTGCCGGGACCCCTACTGCCTCAGCTACCACTGCAGCGGCCATTTGACGGCGGCCTCCGGTGCCAACTGCGCGCACGACGTCAAGTCCGGATACCCGCTCGTGTACTCCGCGCACCCGCTGCACGGCGTGCCCTCGTCGGCGCCGACGTTCGGCGGACACCCGCTGTACCCGTACGGCTTCGTGCTGCCCAACGACCCGCTGCCGCACGTCTGCAACTGGGTGTCGGCGAACGGAGCGTGCGACAAGCGCTTCCCCAGCTCCGAGGAGCTGCTCGGCCACCTGCGGACTCACACGGCCTTCGCGGCCGGCTCGGAGAAGCTGCTCGCCGGCTACCCGGGCTCGTCGTCGTCGCTggccgccgccatggcctgccACATGCACGTGCCCTCCGGCGGCGGCCCGGCCAGCCCCGGCGCGCTCGCCCTGCGGGGCCCGCATCACCCGCTCGGGCTGGGCAGCCGCTATCACCCGTACTCCAAGAGCCCCCTGCCCGCCCCCGGAGCGCCGGTGCCGGTGCCCGCGGCCGCCGGACCCTACTACTCCCCGTACGCCTTGTATGGACAAAGACTGACCACAGCCTCGGCTTTGGGGTACCAGTAG